From the Lolium rigidum isolate FL_2022 chromosome 2, APGP_CSIRO_Lrig_0.1, whole genome shotgun sequence genome, one window contains:
- the LOC124686279 gene encoding major pollen allergen Aln g 1-like, which translates to MVADCVITNECALAVSADRMWKVSCSGEALLKACTDFFVAVNVEGDGGPGSVTTSTLSTAAAAASGGSFVRGRVVARDDAARVLRTEVLESGKVRNQLKFLVNEVKVEVAGDDACLAKFRVEYERIDGDGALAPEDQAVIVEGYLGILKAIEPYLVANPSEFA; encoded by the coding sequence ATGGTGGCTGACTGTGTGATCACCAACGAATGCGCCCTGGCGGTGTCAGCCGACCGGATGTGGAAGGTGAGCTGCTCCGGCGAGGCCTTGCTCAAGGCCTGCACGGATTTCTTTGTCGCCGTGAATGTGGAGGGCGATGGTGGCCCCGGCAGCGTCACCACCTCGACGCTCAGCACCGCGGCAGCCGCTGCCTCAGGCGGTAGCTTCGTAAGGGGCCGCGTGGTGGCGCGCGATGACGCGGCGCGGGTGCTAAGGACTGAGGTGCTGGAGAGCGGAAAGGTGAGGAACCAGCTCAAGTTTCTGGTGAACGAGGTGAAGGTCGAGGTGGCTGGGGACGACGCCTGTTTGGCCAAGTTCAGGGTGGAGTACGAGAGGATCGACGGCGACGGTGCGCTGGCACCAGAGGACCAAGCGGTGATTGTTGAGGGTTACCTCGGCATCTTAAAGGCAATTGAGCCCTACCTTGTCGCCAACCCTTCCGAGTTTGCCTAA